From the genome of Myripristis murdjan chromosome 22, fMyrMur1.1, whole genome shotgun sequence, one region includes:
- the chmp3 gene encoding charged multivesicular body protein 3, with protein MGLFGRTHEKPPKDLINEWSLKIRKEMRVIDRQIRDIKREEEKVKRSIKDAAKKGQRDVCVILAKELIQSRRAISKLYASKAQMNSVLLSMKNQLSVLRVAGALQKSTDVMKAMQSLVKIPEIQATMRELSKEMMKAGIIEEMLEDTFESMEDGEEMEEEAEEEVDKILFEITAGALGKAPSKVTDALPEMEPAGATAASEDESEEDIEEMQSRLAALRS; from the exons ATGGGGTTATTCGGGAGGACACACGAAAAACCACCGAAAGACCTG ATCAATGAATGGTCTCTCAAAATCAGAAAGGAAATGAGGGTGATTGACAGACAAATTCGAG ACAtcaagagggaagaggaaaaagTCAAAAGATCCATCAAAGATGCTGCTAAAAAGGGCcagagggatgtgtgtgtgattcttgCAAAGGAGCTGATTCAGTCAAGACGGGCTATCAGTAAACTTTACGCCTCCAAGGCCCAAATGAACTCTGTGCTGCTCAGCATGAAAAATCAGCTCT CTGTATTGCGTGTAGCTGGGGCCCTTCAGAAGAGCACAGATGTCATGAAAGCCATGCAGAGCCTCGTCAAAATCCCAGAGATCCAGGCCACCATGAGGGAATTATCAAAGGAGATGATGAAG GCTGGCATCATTGAGGAAATGCTAGAAGACACATTTGAAAGCatggaagatggagaggagatggaagaggaagcagaggaggaggttgaCAAGATCCTCTTTGAGATCACAGCAG GTGCCCTTGGCAAAGCGCCCAGCAAAGTCACAGACGCCCTGCCTGAAATGGAGCCGGCTGGAGCGACTGCAGCTTCAGAGGATGAGTCAGAGGAGGACATCGAAGAGATGCAGTCAAGATTGGCAGCTCTGAGGAGCTAA
- the reep1 gene encoding receptor expression-enhancing protein 1, whose amino-acid sequence MVSWIISRLVVLVFGTLYPAYSSYKAVKSKDVREYVKWMMYWIIFAIFTTAEVFTDMFLCWVPFYYELKIAFVVWLLSPYTKGSSVLYRKFVHPTLSSKEKDIDDYICQAKDKSYDTLVHFGRKGLNVAATAAVMAATKGQGVLSDRLRSFSMQDLSSYQSDPTNTDSVTTQPAAAQQRTRTMMRSKSESYSKGQDVDMTEYEVLGLDHWDTKELLSQPLLPSEPTPLTPSLTPQSSPPSTPSPPPSPPTPEQAEEVGREVQTASSSPQLRLIKRRAPEPPPRVLRPLTRSRSALSSNNEAM is encoded by the exons ATGGTCTCCTGGATTATTTCTAGACTTGTGGT ACTTGTTTTTGGTACACTATATCCTGCATACTCATCCTATAAAGCTGTGAAGTCGAAAGATGTGAGAGAATAT GTGAAATGGATGATGTACTGGATAATATTTGCCATATTCACCACTGCGGAAGTATTCACAGATATGTTTCTTTGTTG GGTTCCTTTCTATTATGAGCTCAAGATAGCCTTTGTGGTGTGGTTACTGTCTCCATACACTAAAGGCTCCAGTGTGCTATACAGGAAATTTGTTCATCCCACGCTTTCCTCAAAAGAGAAG GACATCGATGACTACATCTGCCAAGCGAAGGACAAAAGCTATGACACCCTGGTGCATTTTGGGAGGAAAGGACTGAATGTTGCAGCCACAGCTGCAGTCATGGCTGCGACAAAG GGACAAGGAGTCCTGTCAGACAGACTGAGAAGTTTCAGCATGCAGGATCTGTCTTCCTACCAGTCTGACCCCACCAACACAGACTCTGTCACCACtcagcctgcagcagcacagcaaaggACCAGAACTATGATGCGCAGCAAATCAGAGAGCTACAGCAAGG GGCAGGATGTTGACATGACTGAATATGAGGTTTTGGGCTTGGACCACTGGGACACCAAGGAGTTGCTGTCCCAGCCTCTTTTGCCTTCTGAGCCCACACCCCTTACGCCCTCATTGACACCCCAGTCCTCTCCaccctccacaccttcaccgCCCCCTAGTCCTCCAACTCCAGAGCAAGCTGAGGAGGTGGGGAGAGAGGTGCAGACAGCATCAAGCTCACCACAGCTCAGGCTGATTAAGAGGAGGGCTCCTGAG CCTCCTCCTAGAGTCTTAAGGCCTCTCACAAGATCCAGGAGTGCCCTTTCTTCAAACAATGAAGCCATGTGA
- the mrpl35 gene encoding large ribosomal subunit protein bL35m — protein MAAALARKVPGLLRPLALCARAARLCPPASFSRPPPVHTAAACPPVWAPLTARLCQPPRQSILQRVSALIPSMTQQTTRNLTYYSVKKGKRKSVRAVKQRFLRLHCGLWVRRKAGYKKKLWKKLPARRKRLREHVFCNKTQSKLLDKMTTSFWKRRNWYLNDPYLKYHDRVNLKP, from the exons GGCTGCTGAGGCCGCTCGCTCTGTGCGCCAGGGCTGCACGGCTCTGCCCGCCCGCCTCCTTCAGCCGCCCCCCTCCGGTCCACACAGCTGCTGCCTGTCCGCCGGTCTGGGCCCCTCTGACGGCCAGACTGTGTCAGCCACCGCGGCAGAGCATCCTGCAGCG GGTGTCGGCGCTTATTCCcagcatgactcagcagacCACCAGAAACCTGACATATTACAGCGTGAAGAAGGGGAAGAGGAAATCGGTGCGAGCTGTGAAACAGAGGTTCTTGAGGCTGCATTGTGGCCTCTGGGTCAGACGCAAG GCTGGATACAAGAAGAAACTGTGGAAGAAGCTGCCAGCCAGACGGAAGCGCCTGAGGGAGCATGTATTTTGTAACAAAACACAGTCTAAGCTTTTGGATAAAATGACAACTTCCTTCTGGAAAAGGAGGAATTGGTACCTCAATGATCCATACTTAAAGTACCACGATCGAGTCAATCTGAAGCCTTAA
- the plk4 gene encoding serine/threonine-protein kinase PLK4 has translation MSVSIGDKIEDFKVLTMLGKGSFACVYRAKSVKTGVEVAIKTIDKKAMHKAGMVQRVTNEVEIQCRLKHPSILELYNYFEDSNYVYLVLEMCHNGEMSRYLKERKMPFSEDEARHFMHQIVKGMLYLHTHGIMHRDLTLSNLLLTSNMNIKIADFGLATQLKLPNEKHFTMCGTPNYISPEVATRSAHGLESDVWSLGCMFYAFLTGHPPFDTDTVKHTLTKVVLGEYEMPSHVSDEAQDLIHQLLQKDPAQRPSLSAVLDHPFMTESLLTRTNELGLGDTGSMDSGIATLSTACTSSTSASSSNRLQRRTKHMISSALPNRMTPIPSLPCPPTSTCFEDGDQWWRQQPADRAHREGRSRAIYSGESGQPHSRYLRRAHSSDRSSSAAPGQGSGHAELGRCHSEETLTGSGRAAFPISSTPHPFSEQGRLPSPPVKQSANSGSSLSTQTVHPPSLQFQEPDRVSNWFSKEGSGPRPTDSSTHSSSGSFHSSRGPLGVHNSWTEQPLTRGANLHHHLHHPLPPNADSYRENIPGAEFQLPHGREMKLPAKEKKTLRDLVSPLCATRLKPIRQKTKNAVVSILDTGEVCMELLKCHGGQERVKEVLRISCDGLMVTIYQPNDGKGFPVLDCPPAPPEDILICSYEDLPEKYWKKYQYASKFVQLVKSKTPKVTLYTKYAKCMLMENSPNADLEVCFYDGAKTHKTSELVRVVEKSGKSYTVKGDVGLSGLSPESRLYVELSDEGHNMCLSLEAAIIAEEQRSAKNTPFFPITIGRRPANPDSLCSSSLPSQPVPADAASPPQHSQITPSMISYDGSDFTTASLNKKSSPTRQDLVHSTGKVVKSIFVPNVGWASRLTSGEVWVQFNDGSQLVVQAGVSCITYTSPEGLITRYKENEKLPEHVKEKLHCLSTILGQLASPAAHRLHQPH, from the exons ATGAGTGTTTCAATCGGCGATAAAATTGAG GACTTTAAAGTCCTCACCATGCTGGGCAAAGGTTCTTTTGCATGTGTTTACCGGGCAAAATCAGTGAAGACCGGTGTGGAGGTTGCTATCAAAACG ATTGACAAAAAAGCTATGCACAAAGCCGGTATGGTGCAACGTGTGACAAATGAAGTGGAAATTCAGTGTCGATTGAAGCACCCTTCAATTCTTGAG CTGTACAACTACTTTGAAGACAGCAACTATGTGTACTTGGTGTTGGAGATGTGCCATAATGGAGAGATGAGCCGGTACCTCAAAGAACGCAAGATGCCTTTCTCTGAGGATGAAG cAAGGCATTTCATGCATCAAATAGTAAAAGGGATGCTGTATTTGCATACCCACGGCATCATGCATCGAGATCTTACCTTATCAAACCTTCTGCTGACCAGCAACATGAACATAAAAATAGCAGACTTTGGCTTGGCCACTCAGCTCAAGCTCCCAAATGAGAAGCACTTCACCATGTGTGGGACACCTAACTACATCTCCCCGGAGGTGGCTACCCGCAGTGCCCACGGCCTGGAATCAGATGTCTGGTCACTAGGGTGCATGTTCTATGCTTTCTTAACGGGTCATCCTCCATTTGACACggacacagtcaaacacacccTCACCAAAGTGGTTCTTGGGGAGTATGAAATGCCCAGCCATGTTTCTGATGAGGCTCAGGACCTGATCCACCAGCTCCTGCAGAAGGACCCTGCGCAGCGCCCCAGCCTGTCTGCAGTGCTGGACCACCCGTTCATGACCGAGAGCCTGTTGACCAGGACCAATGAGCTGGGGCTGGGTGACACAGGATCCATGGATAGTGGCATTGCCACACTCTCCACGGCCTGTACCTCCTCCACCTCAGCTAGCAGCAGCAACCGCCTCCAGAGGAGAACCAAGCACATGATAAGCTCTGCACTTCCCAACCGCATGACGCCCATCCCAAGTCTACCATGCCCGCCCACCAGCACATGTTTTGAGGATGGAGATCagtggtggcggcagcagcccGCTGACAGAGCTCACAGAGAGGGCAGGAGCAGGGCAATTTATAGTGGAGAGAGTGGACAGCCCCACTCCCGCTATCTAAGGAGGGCTCACTCGTCAGATCGCTCTAGTTCTGCTGCACCGGGCCAGGGGAGTGGTCATGCTGAGCTGGGGCGATGCCACTCAGAGGAGACTCTGACAGGCTCAGGGAGAGCAGCCTTCCCCATTTCCTCCACTCCACACCCATTCTCAGAGCAAGGAAGGCTACCATCGCCTCCTGTCAAACAGTCAGCCAA ctCTGGATCTTCATTATCCACACAGACAGTCCATCCGCCAAGCCTGCAGTTCCAAGAACCAGACAGGGTTTCTAATTGGTTCAGTAAAGAGG GTTCTGGGCCGAGgcccacagacagcagcactcACAGCAGTAGTGGAAGTTTCCACAGCAGCCGAGGACCTTTAGGGGTTCACAACTCTTGGACAGAACAGCCGTTAACCCGAGGGGCCAACCTTCACCACCACCTGCACCACCCCCTTCCCCCAAATGCTGACTCATACAGGGAGAATATACCTGGAGCTGAGTTCCAGCTTCCTCATGGCAGAGAGATGAAACTTCCAGCCAAGGagaagaaaacactgagagaCCTGGTCTCACCTCTGTGTGCTACCAGACTGAAACCTATTAGACAGAAGACCAAAAACGCTGTT GTGAGCATCCTGGACACAGGTGAAGTGTGTATGGAGCTGTTAAAGTGTCACGGTGGTCAAGAGAGGGTCAAAGAAGTCCTTCGAATATCCTGTGATGGCTTAATG GTGACAATATACCAGCCAAATGATGGGAAGGGTTTTCCTGTGCTGGACTGTCCCCCTGCCCCTCCTGAAGATATTCTGATTTGTAGCTATGAGGATCTTCCAG agAAATATTGGAAGAAGTACCAGTATGCCTCCAAGTTTGTGCAGCTTGTAAAATCCAAGACTCCCAAAGTCACCCTTTACACAAAGTATGCCAAGTGCATGCTGATGGAGAACTCCCCAAACGCAGACCTGGAAGTTTGCTTTTATGATG GAGCAAAGACCCACAAGACATCAGAGCTGGTGCGAGTGGTTGAGAAGAGCGGGAAGTCATACACAGTGAAGGGCGATGTGGGCCTGAGCGGCCTGAGCCCAGAGAGCAGGTTGTATGTGGAGCTGTCCGATGAGGGCCACAACATGTGTCTGTCTCTAGAAGCTGCCATCATCGCAGAGGAGCAGCGCAGCGCCAAGAACACTCCTTTCTTCCCAATAACAATTGGCAG GAGACCTGCCAACCCTGACTCCCTTTGCTCATCGTCACTGCCATCCCAGCCAGTGCCTGCTGATGCAGCCTCACCTCCCCAACATTCACAGATCACTCCGTCG ATGATCTCTTATGATGGATCTGATTTCACGACAGCCAGCCTGAACAAGAAAAGCTCTCCGACAAGACAGGACCTGGTGCACAGCACGGGGAAAGTGGTTAAGTCGATATTTGTGCCCAACGTTGGATGGGCATCTCGG CTGACCAGTGGAGAGGTGTGGGTGCAGTTCAATGACGGGTCTCAGCTGGTGGTGCAAGCAGGAGTCTCCTGCATCACTTACACATCTCCAGAGGGGCTGATCACCAG GTACAAGGAGAATGAGAAGTTGCCTGAGCATGTGAAGGAAAAGCTTCACTGTCTGTCCACCATCCTGGGACAGCTGGCCAGCCCGGCAGCACACCGCCTGCACCAGCCACACTAA
- the hspa4l gene encoding heat shock 70 kDa protein 4L, whose translation MSVVGIDVGFQNCYIAVARSGGIETIANEYSDRCTPACVSLASKNRIIGNAAKSQIITNFKNSVHGFKKFHGRAFDDPFVQGEKPKLPYSLHKLANGSTGIKVRYLDEDKVFTVEQITGMLLTKLKETSESALKKPVVDCVISVPGFFTDAERRSVFDASQIAGLNCLRLINDTTAVALAYGIYKQDLPTPEEKPRNVVFVDIGHSSYQVSIAAFNKGKLKVLATAFDPYLGGRNFDEALVDYFCDDFKGRYRLNVRENPRALLRLYQECEKLKKLMSANSSDLPLNIECFMNDIDVSGKMNRGQFEDLCSKFLSRVEGPLKAVLEQSKLSRDEIYAVEVVGGATRIPAIKERIAKFFGKDISTTLNADEAVARGCALQCAILSPAFKVREFSITDVVPFPITLRWKSPTDDGVGECEVFSKNHAAPFSKVITFHKKEPFDLEAFYSNPQELPYPDHRIGCFSVQNVVPQPDGDSSKVKVKVRVNVHGIFSVSSASLIEKQKGEGEDMQMDTEPLVQNEGKPEDQTKMQVDQEGQNQGDQQNEDPSSCSKEGTSGEKQDPAAGGSKPKVKVKSTDLPIMANTIRQLDRDVLNNFVEYEGQMIVQDKLEKERNDAKNAVEEYVYDLRDKLCGIYEKYITEEDSSRLTLMLEDTENWLYEEGEDQPKQVYVDKLDALKRFGQPIQERHRESEDRPRAFEELGKKLQLYMKAVDAYKQKDERYLHLTVEEMSTVEKCVGESMGWLNSKMNAQSKLAITQDPIVKVADVIAKIQELEDICNPVINRPKPKVEEVADENDKNSGAHNGPTAKQGAEGKGDTKGSQQTKPGSGEMEVD comes from the exons ATGTCAGTAGTAGGTATTGATGTGGGTTTCCAAAATTGTTACATCGCTGTGGCCAGGAGCGGTGGCATTGAAACCATTGCCAATGAGTACAGTGACAGATGCACGCC GGCTTGTGTATCTTTGGCCTCCAAGAACCGCATCATTGGAAATGCAGCCAAGAGTCAA ATTATAACAAACTTCAAAAACTCAGTCCATGGCTTTAAAAAGTTCCACGGCAGAGCATTTGATGACCCATTTGTCCAGGGCGAAAAACCCAAGCTGCCTTACAGCTTGCATAAGCTGGCCAATGGTAGCACTGGCATTAAG GTGCGCTATTTGGATGAGGACAAAGTGTTCACAGTTGAGCAGATAACAGGAATGCTCTTGACTAAGCTGAAGGAGACGTCTGAGAGCGCCCTGAAGAAGCCGGTGGTTGATTGTGTCATATCG GTCCCAGGTTTTTTCACCGATGCTGAAAGACGATCTGTATTTGATGCATCTCAGATTGCAGGACTGAACTGTTTGCGTTTGATTAATGATACCACAGCAG TGGCTTTGGCCTATGGAATCTACAAACAGGACCTTCCCACCCCAGAGGAGAAGCCTAGAAATGTAGTTTTTGTAGACATTGGACATTCTTCATACCAAGTCTCCATCGCTGCCTTTAACAAAGGCAAACTTAAG GTCCTTGCCACAGCATTTGATCCTTACCTCGGTGGGCGTAATTTCGATGAGGCCCTGGTGGATTACTTCTGTGACGACTTCAAAGGCAGGTACAGACTCAACGTGAGGGAGAACCCCAGGGCTCTCCTGCGGCTCTACCAGGAGTGCGAGAAGCTGAAGAAGCTGATGAGCGCCAACTCCTCTGACCTGCCTCTGAACATAGAGTGCTTCATGAATGACATTGATGTTTCCGGCAAGATGAATAG GGGCCAATTTGAAGATTTGTGTTCTAAGTTTCTGTCGAGAGTGGAGGGGCCTCTGAAAGCAGTTTTGGAGCAATCAA AGCTGAGCCGGGATGAAATCTATGCTGTGGAGGTGGTGGGAGGAGCCACGAGAATCCCAGCTATCAAAGAGAGGATCGCCAAGTTCTTTGGCAAAGACATCAGCACCACGCTGAATGCAGATGAAGCTGTTGCTAGAGGCTGTGCACTTCAG TGTGCAATTTTGTCCCCAGCGTTTAAGGTGCGGGAATTCTCCATTACCGATGTGGTTCCCTTCCCAATTACTCTGCGCTGGAAATCACCTACAGATGACGGAGTCGG GGAGTGTGAGGTGTTCAGTAAGAATCATGCCGCTCCCTTTTCGAAAGTAATCACCTTTCACAAGAAGGAGCCCTTTGACCTTGAAGCCTTCTACAGCAACCCTCAAGAGCTCCCATACCCGGACCACAGGATAG GATGCTTTTCTGTACAGAATGTGGTTCCACAGCCAGATGGAGACAGTTCCAAAGTGAAGGTCAAAGTTCGTGTCAATGTCCATGGCATCTTCAGTGTATCCAGTGCCTCTCTCATTGAGAAgcagaaaggagagggagaggacatGCAAATGGACACAGAGCCCCTGGTACAGAATGAAGGCAAACCAGAGGACCAG ACAAAAATGCAGGTGGACCAAGAAGGCCAAAACCAGGGAGACCAGCAGAATGAAGATCCCAGTTCCTGCAGTAAG GAGGGGACCTCTGGGGAAAAGCAGGACCCAGCAGCAGGGGGAAGCAAGCCCAAAGTCAAGGTGAAGAGCACTGATCTGCCCATCATGGCCAACACCATACGACAGCTGGACAGGGATGTCCTCAATAACTTTGTGGAGTATGAG GGCCAAATGATTGTCCAGGACAAACTGGAGAAAGAGCGAAATGATGCTAAAAATGCTGTTGAGGAATATGTGTATGACTTGCGGGACAAACTCTGTGGGATATATGAAAAGTACATCACCGAGGAG GACAGCAGCCGACTGACGCTGATGTTAGAGGACACAGAGAACTGGCTgtatgaggagggagaggaccAACCCAAACAAGTCTATGTGGACAAACTGGACGCGCTcaag AGGTTTGGGCAACCCATTCAGGAGCggcacagagagagtgaggacaGGCCGAGGGCTTTTGAAGAGCTGGGCAAGAAACTGCAGCTGTACATGAAGGCCGTGGATGCTTATAAACAGAAG GATGAGCGATATCTGCATTTGACTGTTGAGGAAATGAGCACTGTGGAGAAGTGTGTAGGTGAAAGCATGGGTTGGCTGAACAGCAAGATGAATGCCCAGAGCAAACTCGCCATTACTCAGGACCCCATTGTCAAAGTAGCAGACGTCATTGCCAAAATACAG GAACTGGAGGATATATGCAATCCAGTGATCAACAGGCCGAAGCCGAAAGTAGAGGAGGTGGCGGACGAGAATGATAAAAACAGTGGAGCTCACAATGGTCCGACAGCAAAGCAAGGGGCAGAGGGGAAGGGAGACACCAAAGGGAGCCAGCAGACAAAGCCTGGCTcaggagagatggaggtggaCTGA